The following proteins come from a genomic window of Brevibacillus antibioticus:
- the addA gene encoding helicase-exonuclease AddAB subunit AddA — MADQQLQAKPEQWTDEQWQAIIQRGNNLLVAAAAGSGKTSVLVERIIRRIMDEKDPVGVDQLLVVTFTNAAAAEMRHRIGDALRKALKDDPHSSHLRRQLALLQRATITTLHSFCLGILRQYYYLIDLDPDFRIADQMEGELLRQDVLEEQLESWYENDADFHALADVMLDGQDDHTLTILLLRLYEFSRSHPAPEQWLGEAAGMFAVHDKNGLDGLEWTRSVLRSVELALGGMTAKMQRAILLAGSPEGPAGYLPLLEAEAAALQRAGAACRDGWEVTVEAVRGVVFARLPPVKGTDPLVKEQVQDLRNSVKKELAEQIEQYFSTTAEQYVADLQRIAPHMQTLARLVTAFSDAFQLEKRSRGLVDFGDLEHLALRVLTETNESGETIPSSISTQLREQFAEVLVDEYQDINLVQETILQMVSRDGENGQPANRFMVGDVKQSIYRFRLAEPKLFLEKYVTYQKDGDADEACIGRRIDLAANFRSRREVVDAVNFLFRQIMSHGVGEIGYDPSAELINRASYPEAQPNRLQTEMHLIDRNTAIAEEGQAVVAEATDEGEAGIPEGESVEEASVAQLEARLVASRIRRWMEPGEGEEPLLVFDKKAGGMRPLAYRDIVILLRATSGWGQTMQEELHAAGIPVYAEQTAGYFAATEVETMLSLLRVIDNPLQDIPLAAVLRSPIVGLREEQLAQIRIHYATGPFHQAVLQYAEERPPQESWEKRLRQFFGRLDLWRTEARRGALSELLTMLYRETGYLDYVAALENGQQRQANLRALYDRARQYEAGSYRGLFRFLRFVDRLQEAGNDMGEARTIGENEDVVRIMTIHKSKGLEFPVVFVAGMGKQFNTMDLKSQFLLHKDLGFGPMAVEPSMQLRYPSLAALGIRQKLRRDMLAEEMRVLYVALTRAREKLILVGSSKDLGKSVTDWGRQDDSERLSDEDLIQAKGYLDWVGRAMLRHPGAGLLRAYPEQQGSGDVVRVRSVPDDSVWSFHFYQADELRAQGESANDEASLWERMTMREAIAERPSDDTLREIVAKRLGWQDPHPIAPRVAAKWSVSELKRHAKVSKGGQPLTLPSITGKPKFLSEQKSNRLTAAEKGTITHLVFQHLDLKRPLDEADIREQVTSLAARRFLTDEQVQAVDVPQIARFFADPLGQRMKSAAFVHRELPFTLVLPAYEVEAELGEESNEQVVVQGVIDCLLEEQDGSLVLIDFKTDWMAKEATAVAIEEMKRRYEGQIRLYVRAIKQIIKPKGNVSSYLYLLSGGFSLSFSDESME; from the coding sequence ATGGCGGATCAACAATTGCAGGCCAAGCCTGAACAATGGACGGACGAGCAATGGCAAGCGATTATCCAGCGCGGGAATAATCTCCTGGTGGCAGCTGCGGCAGGCTCTGGGAAAACCTCCGTCCTGGTTGAGCGGATTATCCGACGCATCATGGACGAGAAGGACCCGGTTGGAGTGGATCAGCTGTTGGTGGTGACCTTTACCAATGCGGCAGCGGCAGAGATGCGTCACCGGATTGGCGATGCCTTGCGAAAAGCATTGAAAGATGACCCGCACTCTTCTCATCTGCGTCGACAACTGGCGCTGCTTCAGCGGGCGACGATTACGACGCTTCACTCGTTTTGCTTGGGGATTTTGCGCCAGTATTACTATCTGATTGACCTCGATCCTGATTTTCGCATTGCTGATCAGATGGAAGGAGAGCTTTTGCGTCAGGATGTCTTGGAGGAACAGCTGGAGAGCTGGTACGAGAATGATGCGGATTTTCATGCATTGGCTGATGTGATGCTGGATGGTCAAGACGATCATACCCTCACCATACTACTACTCCGGCTGTATGAGTTTTCACGCAGTCATCCGGCACCAGAACAATGGCTCGGGGAAGCGGCCGGAATGTTTGCGGTCCACGATAAAAATGGTCTAGACGGACTGGAGTGGACCAGAAGCGTGCTGCGTTCTGTGGAGCTGGCACTCGGTGGAATGACTGCTAAGATGCAAAGGGCAATTCTGTTGGCGGGCTCACCGGAAGGGCCTGCTGGTTATTTGCCTTTGCTTGAGGCGGAAGCGGCTGCCCTTCAGCGTGCCGGAGCGGCTTGCAGAGATGGCTGGGAAGTAACCGTCGAAGCTGTCCGAGGGGTTGTATTTGCCAGGCTGCCTCCAGTGAAAGGCACAGATCCGCTCGTGAAGGAACAGGTGCAAGACCTGCGAAACAGCGTGAAAAAAGAACTGGCAGAACAAATCGAGCAGTACTTTTCTACGACAGCCGAGCAGTACGTTGCGGATTTGCAGCGGATTGCTCCTCACATGCAGACATTGGCAAGGCTGGTGACAGCATTTTCGGACGCATTTCAATTGGAGAAGCGCTCACGTGGCTTGGTCGATTTTGGCGACTTGGAGCATCTCGCTCTGCGCGTTTTAACCGAAACGAATGAGTCCGGGGAGACTATTCCTTCGTCTATCTCAACCCAATTGCGTGAACAGTTCGCTGAAGTGCTGGTAGACGAATACCAGGATATTAACCTCGTGCAGGAGACAATCTTGCAAATGGTTTCCCGAGATGGAGAGAATGGTCAGCCAGCGAATCGCTTCATGGTGGGTGACGTGAAGCAGAGTATTTATCGGTTCCGCTTGGCAGAGCCGAAGCTGTTTCTCGAAAAATATGTGACCTATCAAAAAGATGGTGATGCCGACGAAGCTTGCATCGGACGGCGTATCGATCTGGCAGCGAACTTCCGCAGTAGAAGGGAAGTCGTAGATGCCGTTAACTTTTTGTTTCGCCAGATCATGTCTCACGGGGTAGGTGAGATTGGTTATGATCCTTCGGCGGAGCTGATTAACCGCGCGTCTTATCCAGAAGCACAGCCGAACCGTTTGCAGACAGAAATGCATCTGATCGACCGGAATACAGCGATAGCAGAAGAAGGTCAGGCGGTAGTTGCAGAGGCGACAGATGAGGGCGAAGCAGGTATTCCCGAGGGAGAGTCCGTAGAGGAAGCGAGTGTTGCACAGCTGGAAGCACGACTAGTCGCCAGCCGTATTCGCCGCTGGATGGAGCCGGGAGAGGGAGAAGAGCCCCTGCTCGTTTTCGATAAAAAGGCAGGGGGAATGCGCCCGCTGGCCTATCGCGATATCGTTATTTTGCTTCGTGCGACCTCAGGCTGGGGGCAGACGATGCAAGAGGAGCTGCACGCGGCAGGAATTCCCGTCTATGCGGAGCAGACTGCGGGTTATTTCGCGGCGACAGAGGTAGAAACGATGCTCTCCTTGCTGCGTGTCATTGACAACCCGCTCCAAGACATTCCATTGGCAGCTGTATTGCGGTCTCCTATCGTCGGCTTGCGGGAGGAGCAACTTGCTCAAATCCGCATTCACTACGCGACAGGGCCGTTTCACCAAGCTGTTCTCCAATATGCAGAAGAACGCCCGCCCCAAGAATCGTGGGAGAAAAGGCTGCGACAGTTCTTTGGCCGATTGGATCTATGGCGGACAGAGGCTCGCAGAGGTGCTTTATCGGAGCTGCTGACGATGCTGTACCGGGAGACAGGCTATCTCGATTATGTCGCGGCTCTGGAAAACGGTCAGCAGCGACAGGCCAACTTGCGTGCGCTCTATGATCGTGCCAGACAATATGAAGCTGGTTCCTATCGTGGCTTGTTCCGCTTTTTGCGCTTTGTTGACCGTCTGCAAGAAGCGGGTAATGATATGGGCGAAGCAAGAACCATCGGGGAAAACGAGGATGTCGTACGCATCATGACAATCCACAAAAGTAAGGGGCTGGAGTTCCCTGTTGTATTTGTAGCGGGCATGGGCAAGCAGTTTAATACGATGGATTTGAAAAGCCAGTTTTTGCTGCATAAAGATTTGGGCTTTGGCCCAATGGCTGTTGAGCCCTCCATGCAGCTGCGCTATCCGAGTCTGGCTGCGCTGGGCATCCGGCAAAAGCTACGTCGGGATATGCTGGCAGAGGAAATGCGTGTGCTTTATGTGGCTTTGACGCGTGCACGCGAGAAGCTCATTCTTGTTGGTTCATCCAAGGATCTCGGAAAAAGTGTGACGGACTGGGGCAGACAAGATGACAGCGAGCGGCTCAGTGACGAAGATTTGATTCAGGCAAAGGGATATCTGGACTGGGTGGGGCGTGCGATGTTGAGACATCCTGGGGCAGGATTGCTGCGGGCGTATCCAGAGCAACAAGGCTCGGGGGACGTCGTGAGAGTCAGAAGTGTGCCGGATGATTCGGTTTGGTCGTTTCACTTCTATCAGGCAGATGAGCTCCGTGCCCAAGGAGAGTCAGCCAACGACGAGGCATCTCTGTGGGAGCGCATGACCATGCGAGAAGCGATCGCGGAACGACCGTCTGATGATACTTTGCGAGAGATTGTCGCCAAGAGATTAGGATGGCAGGACCCGCATCCCATTGCGCCTCGAGTCGCTGCGAAATGGAGTGTCAGCGAACTCAAGCGACATGCCAAAGTCAGCAAAGGCGGACAGCCACTCACACTACCGTCGATTACGGGAAAGCCAAAGTTTTTGTCTGAGCAAAAATCCAATCGACTGACAGCAGCAGAAAAAGGGACAATCACGCACTTAGTGTTCCAGCACCTCGATTTGAAGCGTCCGCTGGATGAAGCGGATATTCGGGAGCAGGTGACGTCACTCGCGGCACGCCGCTTTTTGACTGACGAGCAGGTACAAGCAGTAGATGTTCCCCAGATCGCCCGATTCTTCGCAGATCCTTTGGGACAGCGAATGAAGTCGGCGGCGTTCGTGCATCGTGAATTGCCATTTACCCTCGTGCTTCCCGCATATGAAGTAGAAGCGGAGTTAGGTGAAGAGAGCAACGAGCAGGTTGTCGTCCAAGGGGTCATTGATTGCTTGTTGGAGGAACAGGATGGAAGCCTCGTCCTGATCGATTTCAAGACAGATTGGATGGCAAAAGAGGCGACTGCCGTAGCCATCGAAGAGATGAAGAGAAGATACGAAGGCCAGATCAGGCTATATGTCCGGGCGATCAAGCAGATCATCAAGCCAAAAGGGAACGTGTCTAGTTATCTTTATTTACTCTCAGGTGGATTCTCTTTATCGTTTTCGGATGAAAGCATGGAATAG
- a CDS encoding DinB family protein, translated as MKMLFQYNWQVRDEWMEWCKQLPSEELLRERTGGAGTILYTLFHIADVEYSWLRGVQGKPDVQVTFEAYKTLEKVKELSDAWRPELRDFIENWSDERGSESVKVAWDDEVYTKGELLRHVIAHEIHHMGQLSVWARELGIAPVSANVIGRGLARS; from the coding sequence ATGAAGATGCTTTTCCAGTATAACTGGCAGGTACGGGACGAATGGATGGAGTGGTGCAAGCAGCTTCCATCAGAAGAATTGCTACGCGAGCGTACAGGTGGGGCTGGCACGATTTTGTACACCTTGTTTCACATTGCTGACGTCGAGTATAGCTGGCTTCGGGGTGTGCAAGGAAAGCCGGATGTTCAGGTGACATTCGAAGCGTACAAGACGCTAGAAAAGGTAAAGGAGCTATCAGATGCCTGGCGCCCAGAATTGCGTGATTTCATCGAAAATTGGTCAGACGAGAGGGGAAGCGAATCGGTAAAGGTCGCCTGGGATGATGAAGTGTACACGAAGGGGGAGCTGCTTCGTCATGTCATCGCCCACGAGATTCATCACATGGGGCAGTTGTCTGTTTGGGCGAGAGAGCTCGGTATTGCGCCTGTTTCCGCCAATGTCATTGGGCGCGGGTTAGCGCGCAGCTAG
- a CDS encoding amino acid permease, which produces MSWKNQLLRKKSVAQMLKQVDKNEGSLKKSLGAFDLTMLGIGAIMGTGIFVLTGVAAALHAGPALVLSFVIAALACVFAALCYAEFASTVPVSGSAYTYSYAAFGELVAWMIGWDLILEYGVACAAVASGWSGYAQGLLAGFNIHLPHALTSAFDTSKGTIIDLPAVLIIVIITALLMKGTRESASLNTIMVLIKITVVVLFLVVGVMYVKPENWRPFMPFGFAGVATGAATVFFAFIGFDAVSSAAEEVRNPQRDMPIGIISSLLVCTILYIAVSLTLTGIVPYKLLNVKNPVAFALTYVNQDWVAGFISLGAIVGITTVLLVMMYGQARMFFAMSRDGLLPELFSHVHPRTQVPQKSTLVVATLVATFGGLLPLSSLAQLTNIGTLFAFILVSIGLVVLRRTHPQIPRAFRVPFVPLVPFLSVLFCGYLVFNLPTLTKIGFLSWLSVGAIVYFLYGRKHSRLARKDDSSQT; this is translated from the coding sequence ATGTCATGGAAAAATCAATTGCTAAGGAAAAAGTCAGTTGCGCAAATGCTGAAGCAGGTGGATAAAAACGAAGGCTCTCTCAAAAAGTCATTAGGTGCTTTTGACCTGACAATGCTGGGCATTGGCGCGATCATGGGAACAGGGATTTTTGTGTTAACGGGCGTTGCCGCTGCCTTGCATGCTGGACCGGCACTTGTTTTGTCTTTTGTTATTGCGGCACTTGCCTGTGTGTTTGCCGCACTCTGCTATGCAGAATTTGCTTCGACTGTTCCGGTGTCAGGAAGCGCTTATACATACAGCTATGCGGCATTTGGCGAGCTTGTCGCCTGGATGATTGGGTGGGACTTGATTCTCGAATACGGGGTGGCTTGTGCTGCGGTGGCAAGCGGATGGTCGGGGTATGCCCAAGGATTGCTAGCCGGGTTTAACATCCACCTGCCGCATGCGCTTACGAGTGCGTTTGATACATCGAAAGGAACGATCATCGATCTACCTGCGGTCCTCATTATTGTCATCATTACAGCTTTGTTGATGAAGGGAACGAGAGAGTCAGCGAGCTTGAATACCATCATGGTGTTAATAAAAATAACGGTAGTTGTCCTGTTCCTCGTCGTTGGGGTCATGTATGTCAAGCCGGAAAATTGGCGTCCATTTATGCCGTTTGGTTTTGCAGGAGTAGCGACTGGTGCCGCAACGGTGTTTTTTGCTTTTATCGGGTTTGATGCGGTGTCTTCTGCCGCCGAAGAAGTGCGCAATCCCCAGCGCGACATGCCAATCGGAATCATCTCTTCCTTACTCGTCTGCACGATTTTGTATATTGCAGTCTCACTGACATTGACAGGGATTGTTCCGTACAAATTGTTAAATGTCAAAAATCCGGTCGCGTTTGCGCTCACCTATGTCAATCAGGACTGGGTAGCAGGCTTCATTTCGTTGGGAGCTATCGTCGGGATCACGACCGTTTTGTTAGTCATGATGTATGGACAAGCCCGGATGTTTTTTGCGATGAGCCGAGATGGCTTGCTCCCTGAGCTCTTCTCGCACGTACATCCCCGCACACAGGTACCACAAAAGAGCACGCTCGTCGTGGCTACATTAGTAGCAACCTTCGGTGGATTATTGCCCCTCTCTAGCTTGGCCCAGCTCACCAACATCGGAACGCTGTTTGCTTTTATTTTGGTCTCAATTGGACTGGTTGTACTGCGTCGCACTCATCCACAAATACCGCGGGCTTTTCGCGTCCCATTTGTTCCGCTTGTTCCCTTTCTCTCGGTTCTTTTTTGCGGATATCTCGTTTTCAACCTGCCTACGCTGACCAAGATCGGTTTTCTCAGTTGGCTGTCAGTCGGAGCGATTGTTTATTTTCTTTATGGGCGCAAACACAGTCGCTTGGCAAGAAAAGACGACTCCTCCCAAACATAA
- a CDS encoding DUF402 domain-containing protein, with translation MKRKRADRPGWKRVKRLGYQQKWVEALSFSGYTVRLTLDEVSEPAYMPVGDQTLCVGDRGYVYLQYFPHGQAYAVTKMIDEVGNTVQWYIDICRGHGKDENGHIWYDDLYLDIVVLPTGEVYLLDQDELDEALIKGAITKEDHQFATKMADGMLQDILAGKRDAFDFPNFFA, from the coding sequence ATGAAGCGAAAACGAGCAGATCGACCTGGTTGGAAACGCGTGAAGCGATTGGGCTACCAGCAAAAATGGGTAGAAGCTTTATCTTTCTCTGGGTACACTGTCCGTCTGACCCTGGACGAAGTAAGTGAGCCTGCTTACATGCCTGTCGGGGATCAAACACTGTGTGTGGGCGATAGAGGATATGTTTACTTGCAGTATTTTCCCCATGGTCAAGCTTATGCCGTTACGAAAATGATCGATGAGGTAGGGAATACCGTGCAATGGTATATTGATATTTGCCGGGGACATGGTAAAGATGAGAACGGGCATATCTGGTATGACGATTTGTACCTCGACATCGTGGTACTGCCGACAGGAGAGGTATACCTGCTTGATCAGGATGAACTCGATGAGGCGCTCATAAAAGGAGCCATTACGAAAGAGGATCATCAGTTTGCCACAAAGATGGCTGATGGCATGCTACAGGATATTTTAGCGGGGAAACGCGATGCCTTTGACTTTCCCAATTTCTTTGCATAG